A region of the Candidatus Bathyarchaeota archaeon genome:
AGCCTATCCCCCGGCTTCAGGCCGAGCCTCTCCCGCAACTCCTTAGGCGTATAGATCTCGCCCTTCCGACCAATCAGAATCTCCAAGACCATCTGAAATATCCACCCAACAATACGGCTCTTTAAAGCTCATATAAGGCTTCCTCAATTAAGCAGTTCCTCTCTTCAAAACCGTCTCTACAGTTTCAGTTTGTTAATTAATATTATCCCTCGTTTCTCTAGACCTCTTGGCTTGATGATCATAATTCGAATCGAATTGTAATTTTTTAATAATGATGGTTTAGAGGGGCTTTGTCATGCCAGCTGTGAGGATCTCGCGCGAATTCTGGCTCTACCTTGAGGAGATTATGAGGAGGAAGATATTCTCCTCTAAGGGTAAGCTTGTGAAGGATCCCTTCAGGGAGTATGTTTCCCACAACAGGATACAAATGATTTCCTTTTTGGGGATTTTTATTTTATAACATATCATTTATTTTAATTTCTAATCTATGTTATGAATAAATAAATGATTTAAGTTTTTGGCCTCTTGTGTAGAGCGGGTTGGTGTCCAGGGACCTCTTTGTCGAGGTGGCTCTAATCCTCCTAGCATCCGGGCTGGTTCATTCATCTGTATGGGGGGCTACAGAGCCTTCTGATTCCTTGAAAATAATGGTCTTCGTTGGGCCTCCAAAGGTTCCAGCAGATAATGGCGTCTTCGAGTCCATTTTCATCCAGCTTCAAGACTCTAAGGGGCGTCCTGCCAGGGCTCCCGAGGATGTGGTGATCCGCCTCTCGTCCTCCAGCACCCATGTGGGCTCTGTGGAGTCAACTATAACCATTCCTAAGGGAGGAAGCCATGCGGTGGCGAGGTTCCACTCTACCTATACCCCAGGAACTACCGTGATAACTGCGGCGGCCCCCGGCTATATAACAGGTCAGGCCACCATGACCACCACTGGACCTGTGCCCACTAAGCTAGCGGTCTATGTCGCTCCTCCCATCATTCCAGCAGATGGGGGGGTTTATGAGGCTTTAATGGTCCAGCTCCAGGACGATGGAGGATCCCCGGCGAGGGCCCCCCTCGGAGATGTCTGGATCATTCTCTCCTCATCAAACACCACGGTGGGCTCATGTCCCTCCCTTGCAGTGATCAGGGCTGGGGAGACCTACGCAAGGGTTCCCTTCTACTCCAGCTTAACCCCTGGGACGACGGTTATAACGGCTATGGCGTCAGGCTACTCGACGGGACAGGCATCGGTCAAGACGGAGGTTCCAAGTGATGATCCTAGGAATCTCAAGGTCTTCATCATTCCCCCGAAGGTCCCAGCTGAGGGGGCCGCCTACGACTCCATATATGTCCAGCTCCAGGACTCTAAGGGGAGGCCTGCGAAGGCGCCTGCAGATGTGAGGGTTGACCTCTCTTCTTGCAGCGCCTCCGTCGGCCTAGTCGACAGCTCCCTAACCATCCATATGGGTAGGACCTCTTCCTCAGCCCGCTTCTACTCTACCTTCAGGGCGGGGAGCACCGTTATCACGGCCGCGGCCTC
Encoded here:
- a CDS encoding AbrB/MazE/SpoVT family DNA-binding domain-containing protein produces the protein MVLEILIGRKGEIYTPKELRERLGLKPGDRL